DNA from Amycolatopsis sp. DSM 110486:
CAGACGTGCGTGCGGTGATCCTGTACGGCGGCGAGAAGACCTTCGCCGGCGGTGCGGACATCAAGGAGATGGGCGACCGCACCTACCCGGAGATCTCGAAGTTCGGGGCCGAGCTCACCGCGTCCTGCTCGCTCGTCGCGGCCATCCCGAAGCCGGTCGTCGCCGCGATCACCGGTTACGCCCTCGGCGGCGGCCTGGAGCTGGCGCTCACCGCCGACTGGCGCGTGGCGGGCGACAACGTGAAGGTCGGCCAGCCGGAGATCCAGCTCGGCATCATCCCGGGCGCCGGCGGCACACAGCGGCTTTCGCGCCTGATCGGCCCGAGCAAGGCCAAGGACCTCATCTACACCGGCCGGTTCGTGAAGGCCGACGAAGCGCTGAAGCTCGGCATCGTCGACGAGGTCGTCGCCCCGGACGACGTGTACGCCGCCGCGCACAAGTGGGCCGCGCAGTTCGTGAACGGTCCCGCCGTGGCGCTCAAGGCCGCGAAGGCCGCCATCGACTCGGGCCTCGACGTCGACCTGGCCACTGGCCTGAAGATCGAGACGCAGCTGTTCACGGCGCTGTGGGCCACCGAGGACCAGAAGAACGGGATGAAGTCCTTCGTCGAGAACGGCCCCGGCAAGGCCACTTTCGAGGGGAAGTGACGGCCGTGGCCGACCCGGCCCCGAACCCGCACGCCACGGCCGACGAGGTCAAGGCGGCCTACGGCGACCCGAAGCTCGCCAACGTGCTCTACCACGACTGGGAAGCCGGGACGTACGACGAGAAGTGGTCGATCTCGTACGACGAGCGCTGCATCTCCTACGCCACCGACGTGTTCAACGCCGTCGCGGGCGAGGACGGCCAGCCCTACACCCACGCGATGGAGCTGGGCAGCGGCACCGGGTTCTTCCTGCTGAACCTCATGCAGGGCGGCGTCGCGAAGAAAGGCTCCGTCACGGACCTCTCACCGGGCATGGTGCAGGTGGCCCTGCGCAACGCGGAGAAGCTGGGCCTCGACGTCGACGGCCGGGTGGCCGACGCGGAGCGGATCCCGTACGAGGACAACACTTTCGACCTCGTGGTGGGCCACGCCGTGTTGCACCACATCCCGGACGTGCGCCAGGCGTTCGGCGAGGTCCTGCGCGTACTGAAGCCCGGCGGGCGCTTCGTCTTCGCGGGCGAGCCGACCAAGGTCGGCGACTTCTACGCGCGCAAGCTGGGCCAGATCACCTGGTACCTCACCACGCGCGTCACGAAGCTGCCCGCGTTGAACGGCTGGCGGCGCCCGCAGTCCGAACTGGACGAATCCTCGCGCGCGGCGGCCCTGGAAGCCGTGGTGGACATCCACACCTTCGACCCGTCGGAGCTCGAGGGGATGGCGCGCGGCGCGGGTGCCCAGGACGTGCGCGCGGTGACGGACGAGTTCTCGGCCGCGCTGGCCGGATGGCCGATCCGGACGTTCGAGGCCGCGGTGCCTCAGGAGAAGCTCACGGTGCGGTGGCGCCTGTTCGCCTACCACCTGTGGCTGCGACTGTCCGCTTTGGACAAGAAGGTGCTCTCGAAGGTGCTGCCGCGCGAGCTGTTCTACAACGTGATGATCACCGGGACCAAGCGGCCTTCCTGAATTGGCTTACGGGTTCTCGCTCGACGACGTCGCCTTCCTGCGCTCCGCCGCGGGACGGGCGGCGCTCGCCGACTGCGCGGCGCTGCCGCTGACGGACGCTTCCCGCATTGCCGACGTCGCCGCTGTGCGCCGTTCGGTGGGGGAGCGGTTTGCCGCAGCAGTGCTGGAAACGGTGGTGCTGCGGCGGAAATCGGCTCTGAAGCTCGCGGACGCGGACTCGTGGCTGTTCACCGGCGACGCTTTGCAACAGGCGAGTGCCACGGTGGTGGCGCGGCACCGGGCGGCCAGGTTGGCCGGGCGTGATGTGCACGACGTGACGTGCTCCGTCGGCGCCGACTTGGTGGAGCTGGCGCGGGTCGCGTCGCGGGCACTGGGGTCCGATGTGGACCGCGTGCGGCTGGAGATGGCGCGGCACAACGCTTCCGCGGCATCGGTTTCGGTCGGTGTGGTGCAGGCCGACGCTCTGCGCCCCGTCAGCCGGGACACGGTCGTGGTCGCCGACCCGGCCCGTCGCGACTCGGCCGGACGGCGCACGTGGAAACCGGCGGACTTCCTGCCTCCGCTGGACGAGCTCGTCGACGCCTACGCCGGGCGCACTCTGTCGGTGAAGTGCGCGCCAGGCTTGGACTTCGCCATCGCGCCGTGGGCCGAGGAGGTGGAGCTGGTCTCGCTCGACGGCCAGGTCCGCGAAGCCTGTCTCTGGCGTGGTTTGGACACTGGCGTCTCCCGGCGCGCCACGGTGTTGCGTTCGGACGGTACTCAGTGGACGGTCACCGACACCGAACTGGACGACCTGCCTGGTTCGCCGCCGGGGGAGTGGATCATCGACCCGGACGGCGCCGTCGTCCGCGCCGGCCTCGTCCGCCACTACGCGGCGCGCCACGGCCTGTGGCAGCTGGACGAACGCATCGCGTACCTCACGGGCGACACCCCGCCTCCGGGTGTGCGCGCCTTCCGCGTGCTGGAACACGGCCCGTACAGCGAAAAGTCCCTGCGCGCCACGCTGAAACGCCACGACGTCGGCCGGCTGGAGATCCTCGTCCGTGGTCTCGACATCGACCCGGACGCCCTGCGCCGTCGCCTGAAACTGCGCGGTGGTGCCGAGTCCACTGTGGTGCTCACGCGCATCGGCCGGTCGCCGGTGGCCTTCGTCTGCCGCGCCGAACGCATCCATTCGGAGGGTTCTCCTGGCGCCTGAGGTGGCGTAGATTTCGGGCGCAGTTTACCCGAAGTTCACCCTGGAGGGGTCGCCGTGTCCCGTTTTCCCGCCCTGCTCAAGCTCGCCGCCGCCGCGGCGATCGGCGCCACCGTCGCGAGTGGCGCGACCGCGCTGGCCGGCTCCGACGCCGTGACAGCCGCCCACGGCCGGGAGCCGGCGAACATCGGCCAGGTCAAGAACGACGTGAAGGCCTACTACGGCGACTACCTCGACGCGTCGGGCAAGCACCACTACTCCGACTCGAGCCGGTTCGTCACCGACACCCAGCGCGTAGTGGCCGACGCGAAGCGCTATCTCACGCAGAAGCTCGGCAAGGTGAAGGACCCAGCGATCGTCCTCGACGTCGACGACACGTCCGAGGTCACCTACGGCTGGGAAGCCGACAACGACTTCGGGTTCGACCCGGTCAAGCAGCAGCAGGCGATCGACAACGGCACCTTCGTGGCCAACAAGCCCGTGCTGGAGCTGGCGAACTGGGCCGCTCAGCGCGGCGTGAAGATCTACTTCCTCACCGGCCGCAGCACCCCGCAAGGCCCGCAGTCGCTGAAGAACCTGGCCAACGAGGGCTACCCGGCCCCGGCGGACGCGTTCTTCAAGCCGGCCGGCACGGCGCCCGGCTACCTGCCGTGTGGTCTGACCTGCACCACGATCCAGTACAAGTCGGGCACCCGCGCCCACATCCAGGCGACGGGTGCCCACATCGTGCTCAACCTGGGGGATCAGTTCAGTGACCTCGAGGGCGGCTACGCCGACCACCCGGTGAAGCTGCCGAACCCGATGTACTACCTGCCCTGACGGCGTTGCCCGGCCTGGCCGTCCTCAATGGACAACCAGGCCGGGCCTCCGGTCAGCCGTTGTACCCGGAGAAGATCTTCGAGAACTCGTAGGGTTGCTGGGAAACGTTGGTGCAGCGGTAAAGCGCGCCGTTGCACGCGTTCGCGTCGCGGCCGGCCTCCCAGAACGACAGCATGCCGAGGTGCACACTCTTCGCGAAGTTCACCACAGCGGTGGCGTCCTTCTGGTAGAAGATCTCGTTCTGCGAGTCGTTCACGCCCAGCATCGGCGTCAGCCCGACCTTCTTCCACGCGGCCGCCTCCGAGAGGCCGAAGATGGACTTGAGCTGCGCCTGCGTCGCCTTGGCGGCCGAGATCGCCTTCGCACCCTGGTCGCCGGCGCCCTGGTAGTAGTCCATAGCCATCACGTTGACCAGGTCCAGGTTCACACCCGCGGCCTTGGCCGCGTTGACGACGCCGAGGCCGTTGCTGTCGAGCCCGTTGGGCAGCACCGGCAGCGTCAGCGAGATCTTCAGCCCGGGGTTGTTGCTCTGAACGGTTTTGAGTGCCTGCGACCGCCGCTGAATCGACGCCGTATCCGCCACAGCGGCACCCTCGATGTCGAGGTCGATGTACTTCAGCCCGTACGCCTTCACTACGGCGTCGTACTCCGCCGCCAGCGACGACACATTGCTGCACGCCTGCGCCAGCTCAATCCCCGACGCACCCCCGAAGGACACCTTCACGTCACCCCCGCCCGACCGGATCTTCGCGATTTCACTCGCCTGCCACGCCGACCGCGGGTCATACGCGTTGAACCAGCTGGCCTTACACCCGGCACCCGTCACGAACCCGAGCGTGAACCCTTTGACACCACCCTTCGCCGACATCGCCGACAACACCGGCGTCGGCCACGCCCCCATATCCACATACGGCGCCACAGGCACCGGCGACCCAGCCGCCGCAACCGCCACACCCCCCGGCGCAACCAACCCGGCGGCCACAGCCGCCAATCCACCCAACGCAGCAATCAACTTCCGGGGAGAGGGGAGCCTCATGGTGAAACCTCCACAGCGGGGACCTGAAGAGCGGGAAACCTTGTCCAAATGGTATAGACCAATAATGTGACTCGGGCCATAGGCCATTCGGATGCCACATCGTCCCAATCACCGGCAACGATGCCGCCGACCTGCGCTTTCAGTCGCGGCCAGCCCCACGCAACCCGCCCATCACATCCCGCAAAGACTGCCGCGTGACAAAGCAGTGCCGAGCCAACTCCGCCGGCGACACCCGCGCCACCCCGCCGCCGCGCGATGGCCGGATCCGCCATCGCCGGCAATTCACGGCGACTGCCGCGGGTACTGCCCGCCAACGCCACACCGCCGCGTTCCCGCTGGCGCCCAGTGGACGGGCCCGACGACCTCGGGGATGTCACCTCTCCCTGTCGGCGAATCCCCGTGTTTCTAGGCGGCTCCATCGCAACCATCCACAGCCCGACATCGGATGTGGATAACTCCGGCGCACACCAGTTCTTGTCGGTCGACCCCGGTAAAATGGATCATGGGCGGCCCCCGGGAGGGTGGGTCTTTGCCGCCGCGCGGGTTGCAGCGTCACAGGGCTCGCCTCAGCGCCGAGTACTGAGCACAGTTTCGACCACGTTTGGCGAGACCCCCGAGAGCGTGCCAAGCCAGGCGATCCGCAGCCGCCCAACAGCCACCATCCCAGGCGACCTCGACCCACGATCGCGCCGCCGCTGGCTGCCCCGGAAAACCCCGACCCGCCACTTCAGCGAGCCACCAACAACCCATCCCCAACCAACTCGACCACAGCCAACCGGGCCCTCGCACCGCCATAACCCGGCAGCGCCCATCAGCTCCGCGAGCCCCGCAGCCCCGCCGTCAACCCGAGCACCCCACCGACGTCATTCAACAGCGAGCGCAGTCACCCCGAGACATACCGCCCGCCCTTCACATCCCCCAATGGCACCAACCGCGGCAGGTCCAGCGCCTTCCCGTCCTCCACCGTCGACAGCAGCAGCGGCCGCCCGCCCACCGAAGCCTCGGCCAGGGTCACCGCGGCCCCGTACCCGTCCGACCCGACGGCGACCACCGTCTTGTCCGACGTCGGCAGCACGCCGGCCAGCAGCAGCACCAGCGAAAGCGACGGTCCGGACTCCGTGTGCGTCTGCTGCCCCGCGTCGGACCCGAACTTCGCGGTCACTGTCCGCCGCGGCAGGTGGGCGAGCAGCTCCGGCGGCAGAGTCACGACGCGCCGCCCCACCGTCACGCGCACCGCGCGCGTCGCCGAAGCAGCGTCGGAGACGAGCACCGTCACCGACCGGACGTCCGTCACCGTCCGCGACCCATTGCGGTCGCCCGGCACCGTCAGGTCCACACCGTGCCGGCCCGCCCGGAACACGGCCGGATGGTTACCGAACGACGTATCCACCTCCGCGAGCGCGAACGTCACCGCACGGCTGTCCCCGCGAACCTTCACCGTCACCCGCAGCATCGTGTTCTTGCCCGGCGGCAACATCGGCGACGACCCCGTCACCACCTGATCCAGATCCGCGCCCGCCAACTCGGCCGCCGAGAACGCCCGCGGATTCGCCACGGCGCCGCCGACGCTCACCGACTTCTCGGCCGAGGTTGAGGCCGAAGCCGACGCCACCCCCGTCGCCCCGAACGACGCGACGACCACCGCAAGGACAACGACGAGCCTGCGCATCCGCGCCTCCCTCGACTGGTTCCGCCCGCAATCGCGGACAAGCGGGCGAAGTTTAGCCGCTTTCCCGGAGTTCGGGGTTCACTCGACGCACAACGCCACCGCCTGCCTCCGTCGCCGCGAAACGGCGACACCCACGAGCACCACGACCATCCCCACCACCACCCGCGGCCCGATCTCCTCGCCCAGCACCACGGCGCCGAGCACCACCGACACCACCGGCAGCAGATACCCGACCGTCGCCGCCGTCGTCGGCCCCTCATCGGCAATCAGGCGGTAGTTCAAGTAGAACGTCACACCGGTCCCGAACACCCCGAGCACCACCACGGCCACCACCGACAACACCGTGACGTGCGGCGAAGACGACGAACCGACCGGCAACGCCAGCGCACTCAGCCCCGTCGCCGCCTGCAGCTGCGCGGCCGACAGGGCCAACGGCTCCGTCCCGCGACCCACGAGCTTCCGCCCCATGTACGCGTACGCGACCGCATAACTCACCGCCGCGCCGAGCAGCGCGAGCGAACCCCAGTTCGCCAGCCCGGTCTGCGTCCACGGCGCGAAGATCAGCAACGTCCCCGCAAACCCGATCAGCAGACCCGCGAGCCGCGTCGGCCGGATGCCGCGCTCGCCGCCGAGCGCGAGGCCGATGAGCAGTGACCACAGGGGAGTGGTCGAGTTCAGCACGCCGGCCACGCCGGAGTCAACGGTCCGCTCGCCCATCGCGAACAACGCGAACGGCACCGCGTTGCACAACAACGCCGCGACCGTCAGCCGCCCCCATGTCGTCCGGTCCCGGGGCAGCTTCTGCCGCGCCGCCACCGCGAGTCCGAGCAGCACCAACGATCCGAGCGCGCACCGGATCACCGTCACGAACACCGGCGAAAAGCCTTCGAGGGCGAGTTTGATCCACAGGAACGTCGAGCCCCAGAGCACGGCCAGCGCCGCCATCCGCACCACTGTGCCGCTGCCGGACACCCGCGCTCCCCCTGGTCGATTCGCTTTCCACGCTGCCCCAGCCCGATCGACAGGACAAGTGAAAGATCTTGGACGAATCGTTAAGGAGAGCTGGACAATGTCAGCCGGTGCCGCGCTCCTCCAAATACTGCTTCCCGACCTTCTTCGGCACCCGACAGAGCCACCCCTCGACGAGCGCCTCTTCAAGCGTCGGCAGATCGATCTCGGTCAGCCGCACGAGCACGGCCGGGTAGCCGTTGAAGTGCGGCGTGGTGAAGAAGACGCCCGGCTCGTCCGCCAGCAACGCCTCCTTCGCTCCGACATCCGGCACCCGAACCGCCAGCACGTCGCCCGCCGGCGCCGCGTCCCCGAGTGCGTCCAGATCGGTTTTGCGCAAGGGCCGCTCCCACGCGTACGCCTTGCCCTTGACACCCCACGACCGCGTATCCCTCTTGACGACCAGCTCCGTCCCCGGCAGCTGCGCCCCCAGTCGCGCCACGTCATCCCAAGTCGACATGCCGCCCAGGCTAACCCGGCTTCCCCCGCGCGGCCCCGTTTTTCGCCCGTCCACCAGCCCATCGCCACTGAACGGCGAACGGCGCGAGCCGTCGCCACTGAACGGCGACAACCGTCAGCCTCCGGCGAAAACCCCGGCCGGACACCCATCGCCGCCAAACGGCAACAGGCGCCCGGCCGAGAGAATCACCGCTTCCGCGCCACCAATACAGTGTCGCGAATGGACACTTCGTGCCCCTCGATCACGTGCGCCCGCTCCCGCGCATCGGTCACCACGGACTCCCACGACTCGTCCAACGTCGCCGCCACGTCTTCCGCCAGGAAGAACATGTCCGGCACGTTCGGCCGATGCGCGGCGCCCTCCACGTCCGTCGGGTGGTGGCCGACGATGAGCAACGTCCCGCCCGGCGCCACCGCGTCCGCGAGCCGCGCGAAGATCGGCACGCGCTGGGCGGTCGGCAGGTGCAGGAAGTGCGACGTGACGAGGTCGTACTTCTCGTCGGGCACCCACGTAGTGAGGTCGGTCGTGAGCCACCGGATCCGGTCGCCCAGACCCAGCTCGGACGCCTGCGCCGCACCCCGGTCGAGGGCGGTGGCCGCGAAGTCCGCCGCCGTCACGCGCCAGCCGTTCTGCGCGAGCCACAACGCGTCGCCGCCTTCGCCGGAGCCGGCGTCGAGCGCGCTGCCCGGCAGTAGGTCGGCGGCCTCCGTCACGAGCTGCGCGTTGGGCCGCCCGCTCCAGATCGCGGGCTTCGATCGGTACCGCTCGTCCCAGGAATCCTGGTCGAACGGGACTTCTTCGTGCTGCTCAGCCATCGTCACACCCCGTGCTTCGTCGAGCCGCCGACCAGCGCGGCAACCTGTCGTTCCATTTCGTGCGCGAAAGGCTCCCGCGCGCGTCGTACGTCCTCGGCCACGAGATCGCCGTTGATCACCGCGCCGGCCGTCAGCCCGGCCGCCGCGGCAACGACGACCTGCGACTTCATGTCGGTCACGTTCCCGGCCACCCACACCCCGGGCACCGAGGTGGCGCCGTTCGCGTCGGCCGGCACCGAGCTGCCGATCACGTGCCCGTCGACCTCGAGCTCCACGGGCTCCAGCCCCAGCGACACGAGCACGTCGGCCCGCGCCGTGAACCGCGGCGCGACCACCACGGCCTCCCGCGCCACCACCTCGCCCGAGCGCAGCACGACTCCGGTGAGCGCGTCGTCTTCCACGCGAAGCGCTGCCACCTCGCCGTCGACGACGCGGATCCCGCGCGCGGTCAGCTGCGCGAGCTGTTCCTCGTCGAACGCAGCCGTGTGCCGGAAAACGACGACGTCGTCCGACAGCTGCCGCCACATCAGCGCCTGATGGACGGCCATCGGGCTCGTCGCCAGCACGCCGATCGCCTGGTCACGCGCCTCCCAGCCGTGGCAGTACGGGCAGTGCAGCACGTCGCGGCCCCACCGCTCGGCGACGCCCGGGACGTCCGGCAGCTCGTCGACGAGCCCCGTTGCCACCAGGAGGCGACGCGCCCGCGTGGTCCTCCCATCGGCGAGAGTCACGGCGAACCCGCCGCCGTCCAGCGCGACGGCCGCGGTCACCGCGCCGGCCACGATCTCGCCCCCGTACCCGATAACCTCTTCGCGCCCGGCAGCCAGCAGCTCGCCGGGCGGCGTGCTTTCGCGGGCGAGGTAGTTGTGCACATGGCCGGCCGGAGCGTTGCGCGGCTCGCCGGCGTCCACCACCAGCACGGAACGCCGTGAGCGCGCAAGCGCCACCGCGCCGCTGAGGCCCGCGGCGCCGCCGCCGACCACTACGACGTCGTAGTTCTCGTTCACCTGGTCCTCCTGTAGTTCGTCCCTCCTCTCGGACTATCCGCAGATCTCGCCGACTTGACAAATACGTTTGCCGAAGTAGCAAATGGAGACATGGACGGTGAACTCCCGGACGTCGACGGCGTCCTCGAATCGGTGGGCCCGCGGCTGCGCGCCCTCCGTCAGCAGAACAACGCCACGCTCGCCCAGCTGTCGGAGACCACCGGCATCTCGGTGAGCACGCTGTCGCGCCTCGAATCCGGCCAGCGCAAGCCGACGCTCGAACTCCTGCTCGCCCTTGCGCGTGCCCACCAGGTGCCGCTCGACGAGCTCGTCGGCACCGCGCCGACCAGTGACCCACGGCTGCACGAGAACTCCTTCGTGCGCCACGGCATCACGTTCTTTCCGCTCACGCGCCGGCCCGGCGGGCTGCGCGCGTACAAGCAGATCTTCCCGCCGCACTGGCCCGACACGGACCCCGATCCGCGCGTGCACGAGGGGTACGAATGGGCCTATGTCCTTTCCGGACAGTTGCGGCTCATCCTCGGCGAGCACGACGTGATCCTCAAACCGGGTGAAGTCGTGGAGTTCGACACGCACGTTCCGCATTGGTTCGGCAACCCCGGCAACGTGCCGTGCGAGGTTCTCGCCCTTTTCGGGCCACAGGGCGAGCGGTTCCACGTCCGCGCCCGGCCGGCGTCCTCTTGACACATACCCAT
Protein-coding regions in this window:
- a CDS encoding helix-turn-helix domain-containing protein, coding for MDGELPDVDGVLESVGPRLRALRQQNNATLAQLSETTGISVSTLSRLESGQRKPTLELLLALARAHQVPLDELVGTAPTSDPRLHENSFVRHGITFFPLTRRPGGLRAYKQIFPPHWPDTDPDPRVHEGYEWAYVLSGQLRLILGEHDVILKPGEVVEFDTHVPHWFGNPGNVPCEVLALFGPQGERFHVRARPASS
- a CDS encoding NAD(P)/FAD-dependent oxidoreductase: MNENYDVVVVGGGAAGLSGAVALARSRRSVLVVDAGEPRNAPAGHVHNYLARESTPPGELLAAGREEVIGYGGEIVAGAVTAAVALDGGGFAVTLADGRTTRARRLLVATGLVDELPDVPGVAERWGRDVLHCPYCHGWEARDQAIGVLATSPMAVHQALMWRQLSDDVVVFRHTAAFDEEQLAQLTARGIRVVDGEVAALRVEDDALTGVVLRSGEVVAREAVVVAPRFTARADVLVSLGLEPVELEVDGHVIGSSVPADANGATSVPGVWVAGNVTDMKSQVVVAAAAGLTAGAVINGDLVAEDVRRAREPFAHEMERQVAALVGGSTKHGV
- a CDS encoding MmcQ/YjbR family DNA-binding protein, whose product is MSTWDDVARLGAQLPGTELVVKRDTRSWGVKGKAYAWERPLRKTDLDALGDAAPAGDVLAVRVPDVGAKEALLADEPGVFFTTPHFNGYPAVLVRLTEIDLPTLEEALVEGWLCRVPKKVGKQYLEERGTG
- a CDS encoding chitinase, which gives rise to MTGAGCKASWFNAYDPRSAWQASEIAKIRSGGGDVKVSFGGASGIELAQACSNVSSLAAEYDAVVKAYGLKYIDLDIEGAAVADTASIQRRSQALKTVQSNNPGLKISLTLPVLPNGLDSNGLGVVNAAKAAGVNLDLVNVMAMDYYQGAGDQGAKAISAAKATQAQLKSIFGLSEAAAWKKVGLTPMLGVNDSQNEIFYQKDATAVVNFAKSVHLGMLSFWEAGRDANACNGALYRCTNVSQQPYEFSKIFSGYNG
- a CDS encoding class I SAM-dependent methyltransferase, which gives rise to MAYGFSLDDVAFLRSAAGRAALADCAALPLTDASRIADVAAVRRSVGERFAAAVLETVVLRRKSALKLADADSWLFTGDALQQASATVVARHRAARLAGRDVHDVTCSVGADLVELARVASRALGSDVDRVRLEMARHNASAASVSVGVVQADALRPVSRDTVVVADPARRDSAGRRTWKPADFLPPLDELVDAYAGRTLSVKCAPGLDFAIAPWAEEVELVSLDGQVREACLWRGLDTGVSRRATVLRSDGTQWTVTDTELDDLPGSPPGEWIIDPDGAVVRAGLVRHYAARHGLWQLDERIAYLTGDTPPPGVRAFRVLEHGPYSEKSLRATLKRHDVGRLEILVRGLDIDPDALRRRLKLRGGAESTVVLTRIGRSPVAFVCRAERIHSEGSPGA
- a CDS encoding class I SAM-dependent methyltransferase, with the translated sequence MTAVADPAPNPHATADEVKAAYGDPKLANVLYHDWEAGTYDEKWSISYDERCISYATDVFNAVAGEDGQPYTHAMELGSGTGFFLLNLMQGGVAKKGSVTDLSPGMVQVALRNAEKLGLDVDGRVADAERIPYEDNTFDLVVGHAVLHHIPDVRQAFGEVLRVLKPGGRFVFAGEPTKVGDFYARKLGQITWYLTTRVTKLPALNGWRRPQSELDESSRAAALEAVVDIHTFDPSELEGMARGAGAQDVRAVTDEFSAALAGWPIRTFEAAVPQEKLTVRWRLFAYHLWLRLSALDKKVLSKVLPRELFYNVMITGTKRPS
- a CDS encoding DMT family transporter, whose translation is MAALAVLWGSTFLWIKLALEGFSPVFVTVIRCALGSLVLLGLAVAARQKLPRDRTTWGRLTVAALLCNAVPFALFAMGERTVDSGVAGVLNSTTPLWSLLIGLALGGERGIRPTRLAGLLIGFAGTLLIFAPWTQTGLANWGSLALLGAAVSYAVAYAYMGRKLVGRGTEPLALSAAQLQAATGLSALALPVGSSSSPHVTVLSVVAVVVLGVFGTGVTFYLNYRLIADEGPTTAATVGYLLPVVSVVLGAVVLGEEIGPRVVVGMVVVLVGVAVSRRRRQAVALCVE
- a CDS encoding HAD family acid phosphatase encodes the protein MSRFPALLKLAAAAAIGATVASGATALAGSDAVTAAHGREPANIGQVKNDVKAYYGDYLDASGKHHYSDSSRFVTDTQRVVADAKRYLTQKLGKVKDPAIVLDVDDTSEVTYGWEADNDFGFDPVKQQQAIDNGTFVANKPVLELANWAAQRGVKIYFLTGRSTPQGPQSLKNLANEGYPAPADAFFKPAGTAPGYLPCGLTCTTIQYKSGTRAHIQATGAHIVLNLGDQFSDLEGGYADHPVKLPNPMYYLP
- a CDS encoding cyclopropane-fatty-acyl-phospholipid synthase family protein, which gives rise to MAEQHEEVPFDQDSWDERYRSKPAIWSGRPNAQLVTEAADLLPGSALDAGSGEGGDALWLAQNGWRVTAADFAATALDRGAAQASELGLGDRIRWLTTDLTTWVPDEKYDLVTSHFLHLPTAQRVPIFARLADAVAPGGTLLIVGHHPTDVEGAAHRPNVPDMFFLAEDVAATLDESWESVVTDARERAHVIEGHEVSIRDTVLVARKR
- a CDS encoding enoyl-CoA hydratase/isomerase family protein, with the protein product MGEFVNLEVEDGVGTIRLNRPPVNAINNQLQTELAEAAREASNRADVRAVILYGGEKTFAGGADIKEMGDRTYPEISKFGAELTASCSLVAAIPKPVVAAITGYALGGGLELALTADWRVAGDNVKVGQPEIQLGIIPGAGGTQRLSRLIGPSKAKDLIYTGRFVKADEALKLGIVDEVVAPDDVYAAAHKWAAQFVNGPAVALKAAKAAIDSGLDVDLATGLKIETQLFTALWATEDQKNGMKSFVENGPGKATFEGK